The following proteins are co-located in the Geovibrio ferrireducens genome:
- a CDS encoding energy transducer TonB, which produces MFIKLDEPEKKEKPISVEIIEKEKETPPPPQVRPTPAPPVPRPQPQPESEPEKEIVKVTPDDKAPAKSAEKPKTGAAKDQQPEPEPRERVTRRAEPDPLTKPELPKMDFPQRDSIHGLDRKTIDRILNPKDIINRTAESGGDREGEDSVSMQEVKTRYTSYFYKFRRQLYQTWSYPYSAAMRGEQGTVRIKFAIHKDGRITDVQVVKSSGYPDLDNEAVRALRNMGGVPLPDSYDLQVLRVDGYFIYYLSGAIDIY; this is translated from the coding sequence ATGTTTATAAAACTTGATGAGCCGGAGAAGAAGGAAAAGCCGATCAGTGTTGAAATAATAGAGAAGGAAAAAGAAACTCCGCCGCCTCCGCAGGTGAGGCCGACGCCTGCTCCTCCTGTGCCCCGTCCTCAGCCACAGCCCGAATCAGAGCCTGAAAAGGAGATAGTGAAGGTAACACCGGATGACAAGGCTCCGGCCAAGTCAGCAGAAAAGCCAAAGACAGGAGCAGCTAAGGACCAGCAGCCCGAACCGGAACCGAGAGAGCGTGTTACCCGAAGGGCAGAGCCTGATCCTTTGACAAAACCTGAGCTTCCGAAAATGGATTTTCCCCAGAGGGACAGCATACATGGGCTTGACCGGAAGACAATTGACCGCATCCTGAACCCTAAAGACATTATAAACAGAACAGCCGAAAGCGGCGGTGACAGGGAAGGGGAAGACTCAGTCTCCATGCAGGAGGTCAAAACCCGCTACACATCTTACTTTTATAAATTCCGCCGTCAACTTTACCAGACATGGAGCTATCCCTACTCCGCCGCCATGCGGGGGGAACAGGGAACGGTGCGCATAAAGTTTGCAATACACAAGGACGGACGCATAACCGATGTTCAGGTGGTGAAAAGCAGCGGCTATCCGGATCTGGATAACGAGGCTGTACGCGCCCTGCGCAACATGGGCGGCGTTCCTCTCCCCGATTCCTATGACCTTCAGGTGCTTCGCGTTGACGGGTATTTCATATATTACCTCAGCGGAGCAATCGATATTTACTGA
- a CDS encoding Hsp20/alpha crystallin family protein has product MAIVRWDPLKDLMAMHDRINKMFNDSFDKQNAPSYGDWMPPVDIYETEDEIVVVSELPGIDENDVDIQVAEGVLTIKGEKKYPLDRESDNYYRLERAYGKFQRSFAVPNTIDMNSIKANLKDGVLRITLKKRAEIKPTVIKVETE; this is encoded by the coding sequence ATGGCAATTGTAAGATGGGACCCGCTCAAGGATCTTATGGCTATGCATGACAGAATCAACAAGATGTTCAACGATTCCTTCGACAAACAGAATGCGCCCTCATACGGCGACTGGATGCCCCCTGTGGACATCTATGAAACGGAGGATGAGATCGTTGTGGTATCAGAACTCCCCGGAATCGACGAGAACGATGTGGATATTCAGGTGGCGGAAGGTGTTCTCACCATCAAGGGTGAAAAAAAATACCCGCTGGACAGGGAATCCGACAACTATTACAGGCTTGAACGCGCATACGGCAAATTTCAGCGCTCGTTCGCTGTACCGAACACTATTGACATGAACTCCATAAAAGCGAATCTGAAAGACGGTGTGCTCAGAATCACCCTTAAAAAACGCGCTGAGATTAAACCCACAGTGATTAAGGTTGAGACAGAGTAA